A single genomic interval of Adhaeribacter pallidiroseus harbors:
- a CDS encoding YhcH/YjgK/YiaL family protein, giving the protein MIFDHLDNAARYAALHPDFAVAFDFLKDNQVDQLPTGKHNIRGESIFAIISDDFGFGGQEQARLEAHQKYLDIQVVLAGTDVMGWQQLGACPQIQEPYSPERDVVFYSDQPLVWFKVPAQHFVIFYPEDTHAPLATAEKIRKIVFKILLKP; this is encoded by the coding sequence ATGATTTTCGACCATTTAGATAATGCGGCCCGTTACGCTGCTTTGCACCCCGACTTTGCGGTGGCATTTGATTTTTTAAAAGATAATCAAGTAGACCAACTACCCACGGGTAAACATAATATTCGGGGTGAGAGTATTTTTGCGATTATCTCGGATGATTTTGGTTTTGGCGGCCAAGAACAAGCTAGGTTAGAGGCACACCAAAAATACCTGGACATACAGGTAGTGCTGGCGGGTACCGATGTCATGGGTTGGCAACAACTAGGCGCCTGCCCGCAAATTCAGGAACCTTATTCTCCGGAGCGTGACGTGGTTTTTTACAGCGATCAACCCTTGGTTTGGTTTAAAGTACCGGCTCAGCATTTTGTTATTTTCTATCCCGAAGATACCCACGCACCTTTAGCCACCGCCGAAAAGATCCGGAAAATAGTCTTTAAGATTTTGCTTAAGCCGTAA
- a CDS encoding toxin-antitoxin system YwqK family antitoxin, with protein sequence MNYSLRYILLIWFIYLATVSAFAQKRKRVVSYHDSLRTAIKQIYYIVPPDTVPEGTYKRFYRSGKLEAITSFVNGKQDSAYQEFYENGAKRVTVNYKHGLRQGLFESYYPNGKPLQQANYTDDQQTGPIKTFFENGHPKMEATFVNGAPDGEVKEYYPEGSLQSVITYVKSQQSGPAKTYYPNGKVKSEANYKNGVLDGFFKTYYDNGQPESEATNEGGKRSGVMRTFYRSGKLKSETNYKTSTLVKPKVLTPDGQINKERVLTKFKNTTSQPDGPARTFYETGQKMSEINYANGKATGTAQYFYPSGQLKQEIRYSNDEQDRKITSYFESGNVQEEQFFKIR encoded by the coding sequence ATGAACTATTCTTTGCGCTATATTTTACTTATTTGGTTTATCTACCTGGCTACCGTTTCGGCTTTTGCTCAAAAGCGAAAAAGAGTGGTTAGTTACCACGATTCGTTACGAACTGCCATTAAACAAATTTACTACATTGTACCGCCCGATACTGTACCGGAAGGCACGTACAAACGTTTTTACCGAAGCGGCAAACTAGAAGCTATTACTAGTTTTGTGAACGGCAAACAAGATAGTGCTTACCAGGAGTTTTATGAAAACGGCGCCAAACGGGTCACGGTAAATTATAAACACGGACTGCGGCAAGGTTTATTCGAATCGTATTATCCCAACGGGAAGCCTTTGCAACAAGCTAACTATACCGACGACCAGCAAACCGGCCCGATCAAAACGTTTTTTGAAAACGGCCATCCAAAAATGGAGGCCACCTTTGTCAACGGTGCGCCGGATGGGGAAGTAAAAGAATATTATCCGGAGGGCAGTTTGCAGTCGGTGATTACTTACGTGAAAAGCCAACAAAGCGGCCCAGCTAAAACCTATTACCCTAACGGAAAAGTTAAATCCGAAGCCAATTATAAAAACGGCGTGCTCGATGGCTTTTTCAAAACTTATTACGATAACGGCCAGCCCGAATCGGAAGCCACCAACGAAGGCGGCAAACGCAGTGGCGTGATGCGTACATTTTACCGATCCGGCAAGTTAAAGTCAGAGACCAACTATAAAACCAGCACCCTGGTAAAACCTAAAGTACTAACTCCCGATGGCCAGATCAATAAAGAACGCGTACTGACAAAATTTAAAAATACCACTAGTCAACCCGACGGCCCGGCCCGCACATTCTACGAAACCGGGCAAAAAATGAGTGAAATAAACTATGCGAACGGTAAGGCAACTGGTACGGCCCAGTATTTTTACCCGAGTGGCCAGTTAAAACAAGAAATCCGGTATTCGAACGATGAACAAGACCGGAAGATTACCTCCTATTTTGAATCCGGTAACGTACAGGAAGAGCAATTTTTTAAAATAAGGTAA
- a CDS encoding DUF4349 domain-containing protein, which yields MKKTLLSVKYITVLLIWVVTISCESQTIGKVEQSEGPVVSSPAMDTSYGNAKLEAVQVMQEQAAPPTNLDQKIIRKATLRFQVADFRKSAEVINQIIPQFQGQLLSANENRTENTLESNSVIKVLPQQFEPLIAKLAEQSIYLDSKNITSEDVTTEYIDIAARLKTKKAVELRYLDLLQQARTVKDIIAVENQLRQIQEEIESTEARITYLSRQTSYNTIELTYYQKLGATSSPDTSFAVRVRNALQGGWDVLLGLLIGLIHLWPLLLIFPVLFIYLRWFLRKYSTSRSV from the coding sequence ATGAAGAAGACTCTCCTTAGTGTAAAATATATTACGGTACTTTTAATTTGGGTCGTAACTATAAGCTGCGAAAGCCAAACCATCGGTAAAGTAGAACAATCGGAAGGGCCGGTAGTTTCGTCCCCAGCCATGGATACTTCTTACGGGAATGCTAAATTAGAGGCGGTTCAAGTGATGCAGGAACAAGCTGCACCTCCCACCAACCTGGATCAAAAAATTATCCGGAAGGCTACGCTGCGCTTTCAGGTAGCAGATTTTAGGAAAAGCGCGGAGGTCATCAACCAGATAATTCCTCAGTTCCAGGGTCAACTTCTTAGTGCCAACGAAAACCGCACCGAAAACACCCTGGAGAGCAACTCGGTTATCAAAGTATTACCGCAACAGTTTGAGCCTTTAATCGCCAAATTAGCGGAACAAAGTATTTACCTGGATTCTAAGAATATTACTTCCGAAGATGTAACTACCGAATACATTGATATTGCTGCCCGTCTGAAAACAAAGAAAGCCGTAGAATTACGGTACCTGGATTTATTACAGCAGGCGCGAACGGTGAAAGATATTATTGCGGTAGAAAACCAACTGCGCCAAATACAAGAAGAAATTGAAAGCACCGAAGCCCGTATTACTTACCTCAGCCGGCAAACGAGTTATAATACCATTGAGTTAACGTACTACCAAAAATTAGGGGCTACATCTTCGCCGGATACCAGCTTTGCTGTACGGGTGCGCAATGCGCTACAGGGTGGCTGGGATGTTTTACTTGGTCTCTTAATTGGTCTAATCCATCTGTGGCCATTGCTGCTTATCTTCCCGGTACTGTTCATTTATCTTCGCTGGTTCCTTCGCAAGTATTCTACAAGTCGGTCTGTATGA
- the murB gene encoding UDP-N-acetylmuramate dehydrogenase: MELQRDISLRAYNTFGMDVKARFFATFSNVGELQDLLRLPELQNLPHLILGGGSNILFTQDFEGVVLKNNILGIETTELDADYYLVKASSGVAWHDLVVYTLEQELGGLENLSLIPGTVGAAPLQNIGAYGVELKDVFESLEAVHLASGELQTFNAEQCKFGYRESIFKHELKGQYIVVSVTLRLRKKPVFNTSYGAITQTLVSMQVVEINARAISEAVCQIRRSKLPDPTQIGNAGSFFKNPEISITQFQALQQDYPTIPSYPTATGQVKVPAGWLIEQAGWKGRRFEAYGVHKDQALVLVNYGGAQGNQVKDLAHQIIASVQEKFGIQLQPEVNII, translated from the coding sequence ATGGAATTACAACGCGACATTTCGCTGCGGGCTTATAACACTTTTGGGATGGATGTAAAAGCCCGATTCTTTGCAACTTTCTCCAATGTAGGTGAACTGCAGGATTTGCTTCGGTTACCAGAACTGCAAAATTTACCGCACCTAATATTAGGGGGAGGCAGCAATATTTTATTTACCCAAGATTTTGAAGGCGTAGTGCTGAAGAACAATATTCTGGGAATTGAGACCACGGAACTAGATGCTGATTATTATTTGGTGAAAGCAAGTAGCGGTGTAGCCTGGCACGACCTAGTAGTGTATACTTTGGAGCAAGAACTTGGTGGATTAGAAAATTTATCTTTGATTCCGGGTACAGTAGGTGCCGCTCCTTTACAAAATATTGGCGCGTATGGCGTAGAATTAAAAGATGTCTTTGAAAGCCTAGAAGCCGTACACCTAGCATCGGGCGAATTACAAACCTTTAACGCTGAGCAATGTAAATTTGGTTACCGCGAAAGCATTTTTAAACATGAATTAAAAGGCCAGTACATCGTGGTTTCGGTTACTTTACGATTACGTAAAAAGCCTGTTTTTAACACTTCTTACGGAGCCATAACGCAAACTTTGGTTAGTATGCAAGTAGTGGAAATAAATGCCCGGGCCATTAGCGAAGCAGTTTGCCAGATTCGTCGGAGCAAGCTCCCCGACCCTACGCAAATAGGCAATGCGGGTAGTTTTTTTAAAAATCCAGAAATTTCTATCACACAATTTCAGGCTTTACAGCAAGATTACCCTACCATACCGAGTTATCCCACCGCTACGGGTCAGGTGAAAGTTCCGGCGGGTTGGTTAATTGAACAAGCCGGCTGGAAAGGCCGCCGCTTTGAGGCTTATGGCGTACATAAAGACCAGGCATTGGTGTTAGTGAATTATGGCGGGGCGCAAGGCAACCAGGTAAAAGATTTGGCTCACCAGATTATAGCTTCGGTGCAAGAAAAGTTTGGCATTCAACTTCAACCAGAAGTTAATATCATTTAA
- a CDS encoding acetyl-CoA C-acyltransferase has product MALKEVYIIAAVRTPIGSFMGSLAALSATQLGAAAIKGALQKAGVAPSEVQEVIMGNVLSANLGQAPARQAALYAGLGYEVECTTVNKVCASGSKAIMFAAQAIMLGHKEVIVAGGMESMSNVPYYLDKVRSGTKLGHGQMIDGLLKDGLWDVYNDFHMGNAAEHTAREMGITRQMQDEFAIESYRRSAAAAQAGQLQDEMVPVEIPQRGKEPIIVNTDEEYTKVNFDKIASLKPVFDKEGTITAANASTLNDGAAAVLLMSKEKAEALGVKPIARILGFADAEQEPKWFTTSPALAIPKALKVSGIKPEEVDFYEINEAFAVVSLANNQKLNLKNSNVNVFGGAVSLGHPLGASGARIVTTLINVLNKKNGKIGVTGICNGGGGASAIVLEKL; this is encoded by the coding sequence ATGGCCTTAAAAGAAGTATACATTATTGCGGCGGTTCGCACTCCAATTGGTTCTTTTATGGGCAGCTTAGCTGCTTTATCCGCTACCCAGCTAGGGGCCGCAGCCATTAAAGGCGCTTTACAAAAAGCCGGCGTGGCCCCCTCCGAAGTGCAGGAAGTAATTATGGGTAATGTGTTATCGGCTAATTTGGGCCAGGCTCCGGCCCGGCAAGCGGCTTTGTACGCTGGTTTAGGGTACGAAGTAGAATGTACTACCGTTAATAAAGTGTGCGCCTCTGGTTCCAAAGCTATTATGTTTGCGGCGCAGGCCATTATGCTGGGCCACAAAGAGGTAATTGTAGCGGGCGGAATGGAAAGCATGAGCAACGTACCTTATTACCTGGATAAAGTACGGTCGGGCACCAAATTAGGCCATGGGCAAATGATTGATGGTTTGTTGAAGGATGGCCTCTGGGACGTATACAACGATTTTCATATGGGTAACGCCGCCGAACATACGGCTCGGGAAATGGGCATTACCCGCCAGATGCAAGATGAATTCGCGATAGAATCGTACCGCCGCTCAGCCGCCGCCGCGCAAGCGGGCCAGTTACAAGACGAAATGGTACCTGTGGAAATCCCCCAACGCGGTAAAGAACCCATAATTGTAAACACCGACGAAGAATACACGAAAGTAAATTTTGATAAAATTGCCAGCCTCAAACCAGTTTTTGATAAAGAAGGTACCATTACTGCCGCCAACGCCTCTACTTTAAACGATGGAGCAGCGGCTGTGCTCCTGATGAGCAAAGAAAAAGCTGAAGCGTTAGGAGTTAAACCTATTGCCCGGATATTAGGCTTTGCCGACGCCGAACAGGAACCCAAATGGTTTACTACATCCCCGGCATTAGCCATTCCCAAAGCCTTAAAAGTATCCGGAATTAAACCCGAAGAAGTTGATTTTTACGAGATCAACGAAGCTTTTGCGGTAGTATCTCTTGCCAATAACCAGAAGCTGAATTTAAAAAACAGTAACGTTAATGTTTTTGGCGGAGCCGTGTCACTGGGCCACCCTTTAGGAGCTTCGGGAGCGCGCATTGTTACCACCTTAATCAACGTACTGAATAAGAAAAATGGCAAAATTGGGGTAACCGGCATTTGCAATGGCGGCGGTGGGGCCTCGGCCATTGTTCTGGAAAAATTGTAA
- a CDS encoding THUMP domain-containing class I SAM-dependent RNA methyltransferase → MTASTTPPPDFSNYIATTLFGLEEILAQELADLGAQNIYLGNRAVEFAGDKSLLYRANLWCRTAIRILKPFRTFKARDERDLYRQVSKINWADYLQADQTFAIQSVVNQSSFEHSLFVSQLTKDAIVDQFRQRTGQRPSVDVERPDVRLNLHMHENFVTLALDASGDSLHRRGYRLQTNVAPLSEVLAAGIILLTAWDKKSPFIDPMCGSGTFLTEAALLAHNIAPGLYRRHSFGFMNWPDFDEPFYRRLVAEAEAARLPEQEVTIMGSDIDKDYIEAARSNITNADLDDYIRIRVRDIKEVQGIGEKGIVLVNPPYGERIIQDNLNQLYKTIGDTFKTNFSGYDAFVFTGNLEAAKHIGLKTSRRIPLYNGPIECRLLKYELYRGTRKIKEEPKLDVI, encoded by the coding sequence ATGACTGCTTCAACTACTCCGCCACCAGACTTTTCTAATTACATTGCTACTACTTTATTTGGTTTAGAGGAAATATTGGCGCAGGAGTTGGCAGATTTAGGTGCGCAGAACATATACCTGGGCAACCGGGCAGTTGAATTTGCGGGTGATAAAAGCTTATTGTACCGGGCTAATCTCTGGTGCCGCACGGCCATTCGAATTTTAAAACCATTCCGCACCTTTAAAGCCCGCGACGAACGCGACTTATACCGCCAGGTAAGTAAAATTAATTGGGCGGATTACCTTCAAGCCGATCAGACTTTTGCGATTCAGAGCGTGGTGAACCAGTCTTCCTTTGAACACTCGTTGTTCGTGTCGCAGTTAACTAAGGATGCCATTGTGGACCAGTTTCGGCAACGTACGGGGCAACGGCCTTCGGTGGACGTAGAACGACCGGATGTGCGCTTGAACCTGCACATGCACGAAAATTTTGTGACTTTGGCCCTGGATGCTTCCGGCGATTCGCTGCACCGCCGCGGTTACCGTTTGCAAACCAACGTGGCTCCTTTGAGTGAGGTGCTGGCCGCCGGCATTATTTTACTAACGGCTTGGGATAAGAAATCGCCGTTTATTGACCCCATGTGCGGCTCCGGCACTTTCTTAACGGAAGCGGCTCTATTGGCGCACAACATAGCGCCTGGCTTGTACCGGCGGCATTCATTTGGTTTTATGAACTGGCCGGATTTTGACGAACCCTTTTACCGGCGCCTGGTAGCCGAAGCGGAAGCCGCCCGTTTGCCCGAACAAGAAGTTACCATTATGGGCTCCGACATTGATAAAGATTACATCGAAGCTGCCCGGAGTAATATCACGAATGCCGATTTAGATGATTATATTCGAATACGCGTGCGCGATATAAAAGAAGTGCAAGGCATAGGTGAAAAAGGAATTGTACTGGTTAATCCACCTTATGGTGAGCGCATTATACAGGATAATCTAAACCAATTGTATAAAACAATAGGAGATACTTTTAAAACTAATTTTTCGGGTTACGATGCCTTTGTTTTTACCGGTAACCTGGAAGCTGCCAAACATATCGGCCTGAAAACGTCGCGCCGGATTCCTTTGTACAACGGCCCCATAGAATGCCGCCTGCTAAAATACGAGTTATACCGGGGTACGCGCAAGATAAAAGAAGAGCCAAAGTTAGATGTGATATAA
- a CDS encoding toxin-antitoxin system YwqK family antitoxin has product MQETYANGKLTGERLAYYPNGQVKEKATYENGKIVSKVITYHENGKVQSETEYKNGLKNGAFKQFYTSGQPEITGNYRYNRQIGTWKYFDESGKIIKNTVYRNGIAVAE; this is encoded by the coding sequence CTGCAAGAAACTTATGCTAATGGCAAGTTAACTGGCGAACGTTTAGCTTATTACCCAAACGGTCAGGTGAAGGAAAAAGCTACTTACGAAAACGGCAAAATTGTAAGTAAAGTCATTACTTACCACGAAAACGGCAAAGTGCAATCCGAAACGGAATATAAAAACGGCTTGAAAAATGGCGCTTTCAAACAATTTTACACTTCCGGCCAACCCGAAATAACGGGTAATTACCGATATAACCGGCAAATTGGCACCTGGAAATATTTTGATGAATCGGGTAAAATAATAAAGAACACTGTATATAGAAACGGAATAGCAGTAGCGGAGTAG
- a CDS encoding endonuclease MutS2, translating to MIYPQNFEQKIGFTQIREILAEACLSPLGRQFVARMQFLTRHDLIHKLLEQTHEFKSLLAAGAEFPTQYYFDVTEALNRAAIEGSFLDVSAFFQIKMSLRTVRQALGFFYESEEGLYPYLKSLGANIEIDKKLTISLDKVVDDNGTVKDSASPALSRLKGELIAQQGILRKQIQSILRHAKNEGWTPGDAEPTIRSGRIVIPVIAEYKRKVKGLIHDESTTGQTVYIEPDVVFGLNNDIKELENAYNRELIRILTELTTLLRSYIPDLRKAYQYLGLLDFIRAKAIFANRTESTLPGLHKQPRASFKEARHPLLFLSLSAQQRRVVPLTISLNPEQRILVISGPNAGGKSVALKTVGTLQYMVQCGLLIPVAEGSEAGIFENLFIDIGDEQSIENDLSTYSSHLQNMKQFVLFADKKSLVLIDEFGTGTEPQLGGAIAEAVLEKLNQNQAYGVITTHYTNLKNYAEHTAGIVNGAMRYDPKELQPLYQLDIGKPGSSFAIEIARKIGLPKEIVQKASKLVGKDKIRYDRLLEELEVEKNTFEKRNLEMETQERKLRAAAKEYTELKKLIEENKNDILREAKLKAKVLLKDTNKQIESTIKQIRDANADKEPTKQARQELEQFVEKELKLESRSLLRTAAGTKTLNPGDKVALVGQESEGEIVSVKGNTAEVMFGDLKTIVKVANLERVEGAVKKTKKEKEVAVPGFARGLDLTQRMSDFSTSLDVRGERAEDALTRVMSFVDDAVMLGIPEIRIIHGRGNGILKQIIRDYLRSQREVASISDEHIERGGDGVSLVVLK from the coding sequence TTGATTTATCCTCAGAATTTTGAGCAGAAAATAGGTTTCACCCAGATCCGGGAAATATTGGCTGAGGCTTGCTTAAGCCCTTTAGGCCGTCAGTTTGTGGCCCGGATGCAATTTTTAACGCGGCACGACCTCATTCATAAATTGCTGGAGCAAACCCATGAATTTAAAAGTTTACTGGCCGCGGGAGCTGAGTTTCCGACGCAGTATTACTTTGATGTTACAGAAGCCTTAAACCGCGCCGCCATTGAAGGCAGCTTTTTAGATGTTTCGGCTTTTTTTCAAATAAAAATGTCGCTCCGCACGGTCCGGCAAGCTTTGGGTTTTTTCTACGAGTCGGAAGAAGGGTTGTACCCGTACCTGAAAAGTTTGGGCGCTAACATTGAAATAGACAAAAAATTAACGATCAGCCTGGATAAAGTAGTAGACGATAACGGGACAGTGAAAGATTCGGCTTCGCCCGCTTTAAGCCGTTTAAAAGGCGAGTTAATTGCCCAGCAAGGAATTTTACGCAAGCAGATCCAAAGTATTTTGCGACACGCCAAAAACGAAGGCTGGACGCCCGGCGACGCCGAACCCACGATTCGTAGCGGGCGCATTGTTATTCCGGTTATAGCGGAGTATAAACGCAAAGTAAAAGGCTTGATTCACGATGAGTCTACCACGGGACAAACGGTTTATATTGAGCCAGATGTAGTGTTTGGCTTAAACAACGACATTAAGGAACTGGAGAATGCTTATAACCGCGAATTAATCCGGATTTTAACCGAGTTAACTACTTTGCTACGCAGTTATATTCCGGATTTACGAAAGGCTTATCAGTATTTAGGCTTACTGGATTTTATCCGGGCGAAGGCGATTTTTGCCAATCGTACCGAATCTACCTTACCAGGTTTACACAAACAGCCCCGGGCAAGTTTTAAAGAAGCTCGGCACCCACTTTTGTTTTTATCTTTATCGGCGCAGCAACGCCGGGTAGTGCCGCTTACTATTTCGTTAAACCCCGAGCAGCGGATATTAGTAATTTCGGGTCCGAACGCCGGTGGTAAATCGGTGGCTTTAAAGACCGTGGGCACTTTGCAGTACATGGTGCAATGCGGTTTGCTGATTCCGGTTGCGGAAGGATCGGAAGCCGGTATTTTTGAAAATTTGTTTATTGACATTGGCGATGAGCAATCCATCGAGAATGATTTAAGTACCTATAGCTCGCACCTGCAAAACATGAAGCAATTTGTGTTGTTTGCCGATAAAAAAAGCTTGGTGTTAATTGATGAATTTGGTACCGGTACCGAGCCCCAATTGGGCGGTGCCATTGCCGAAGCGGTGTTGGAAAAATTAAACCAGAACCAGGCTTACGGGGTAATTACGACCCACTACACCAATTTAAAAAACTACGCCGAGCACACAGCAGGCATTGTGAACGGCGCTATGCGCTACGATCCGAAAGAATTGCAACCACTCTACCAACTGGATATTGGTAAACCGGGTTCGTCGTTTGCCATCGAGATTGCCCGTAAAATTGGTTTACCCAAAGAGATCGTGCAGAAAGCGAGCAAGCTGGTCGGTAAAGATAAGATCCGGTACGACCGTTTACTCGAAGAATTAGAGGTAGAGAAAAATACCTTCGAGAAGCGCAACCTGGAAATGGAAACGCAAGAGCGTAAACTACGGGCGGCGGCCAAAGAATACACCGAGTTAAAAAAGCTTATCGAAGAAAACAAAAATGACATTCTGCGGGAAGCCAAATTAAAAGCTAAAGTTTTATTAAAAGATACCAACAAGCAAATTGAATCCACGATTAAGCAAATCCGGGATGCGAACGCCGACAAAGAGCCCACGAAGCAAGCTCGGCAGGAACTGGAACAATTTGTAGAAAAAGAACTGAAACTCGAATCCAGAAGTTTACTGCGGACCGCGGCGGGCACCAAAACCTTAAACCCCGGCGATAAGGTAGCTTTAGTGGGCCAGGAATCCGAGGGAGAAATTGTTTCGGTGAAAGGCAATACCGCCGAAGTAATGTTCGGTGATTTAAAAACCATTGTAAAAGTTGCCAACCTGGAGCGGGTAGAGGGAGCAGTTAAAAAAACGAAAAAAGAAAAAGAAGTAGCGGTTCCTGGTTTTGCCCGCGGCCTGGATCTTACCCAACGTATGTCGGACTTTAGTACGTCGCTGGATGTGCGCGGCGAACGGGCCGAAGACGCTTTAACCCGGGTCATGAGCTTTGTGGATGATGCGGTAATGTTGGGAATTCCGGAGATTAGAATTATTCACGGACGGGGTAACGGCATATTAAAACAAATCATCCGGGATTATCTGCGTTCGCAGCGCGAAGTAGCCAGCATCAGCGATGAGCACATTGAGCGTGGCGGCGATGGGGTAAGTTTAGTGGTGTTGAAGTAA
- a CDS encoding sigma-54-dependent transcriptional regulator translates to MPKILIIDDERSIRSTLKEILEYENYTVDEAPDGEVGLDQLRKNKYDVVLCDIKMPKMDGLEVLQRARILVPDVPFIMISAHGTIDTAVDATKKGAYDFLQKPPDLNRLLVTVRNALDKANLVTETKVLKKKISKNYEMVGSSPALEKVRRAVDKVAQTDARVLITGPNGAGKEMVARQLHEKSNRSEGPMVEVNCAAIPSELIESELFGHEKGSFTSAVKQRIGKFEQANGGTLFLDEIGDMSLSAQAKVLRALQENKITRVGGEKEISVDVRVVAATNKDLLREIEERNFREDLYHRLGVILIHVPPLNERREDIPDLVQKFLADIARDYGSKPKRITPAALAFLQQLDWRGNIRELRNVVERLIIMSDEEISEEDARSFARPAVS, encoded by the coding sequence ATGCCCAAAATACTCATAATTGATGACGAACGTAGTATTCGTAGTACCCTTAAAGAAATTCTGGAATATGAAAATTATACCGTTGACGAGGCTCCGGATGGCGAGGTAGGGCTGGATCAATTACGTAAAAACAAGTACGATGTAGTGCTTTGCGATATTAAGATGCCGAAAATGGACGGATTGGAAGTGTTGCAGCGCGCCCGTATTCTAGTGCCGGATGTACCGTTTATCATGATTTCGGCCCATGGCACCATTGATACCGCGGTTGATGCTACTAAAAAAGGAGCCTACGACTTCTTGCAGAAGCCACCGGATTTAAATCGTTTATTAGTTACCGTTCGTAATGCTCTCGACAAAGCAAATTTGGTAACGGAGACTAAAGTTTTAAAGAAAAAAATTTCCAAAAACTACGAAATGGTGGGCAGTTCGCCGGCTTTGGAAAAAGTACGCCGGGCCGTTGATAAAGTAGCCCAAACCGATGCCCGTGTTTTAATTACGGGCCCGAACGGAGCCGGTAAAGAAATGGTGGCCCGCCAACTGCACGAGAAAAGTAACCGTTCCGAAGGCCCGATGGTAGAAGTGAACTGCGCGGCTATTCCCAGCGAACTAATCGAAAGCGAATTGTTTGGCCACGAAAAAGGCTCGTTTACCTCGGCGGTAAAGCAACGGATCGGTAAATTTGAACAAGCTAACGGTGGTACTTTATTTCTGGACGAAATCGGGGATATGAGTTTATCGGCGCAAGCCAAAGTACTGCGGGCTTTACAGGAAAATAAAATTACCCGGGTGGGCGGCGAAAAAGAAATTTCCGTGGACGTTCGGGTAGTAGCCGCTACCAACAAAGATTTGCTCCGGGAAATTGAGGAACGTAATTTCCGCGAAGACCTTTACCACCGCTTGGGTGTAATTCTGATTCATGTACCGCCTTTAAACGAACGCCGCGAAGATATACCGGACCTGGTGCAAAAGTTTTTAGCTGATATTGCCCGCGATTACGGTTCTAAACCCAAGCGCATCACCCCCGCGGCCCTCGCTTTTTTACAACAACTCGACTGGCGCGGCAATATCCGGGAACTCCGCAATGTAGTAGAGCGGCTAATTATTATGAGCGACGAAGAAATATCAGAAGAAGATGCCCGTTCTTTCGCCCGCCCGGCGGTTTCTTAA
- a CDS encoding IS5 family transposase: MLPSPTIPAKDRYKVKNWKAYTSSLVQRGSLTLWLEDSVLRAWREIDPSQKVVGECLYADCVIQCCLLLGQVYHQPLRQTTGFVSSLLAMLGYKDYAVPDYTTLCRRQSCLPVEVSKALARNRKLAIALDSTGLKVYGEGEWKVRKHGASKHRTWRKLHIGIAVDTQEIVFVALTTNGEDDAVVAGKLLQGKTAQLSSFIGDGAYDDFKLRELLAGGIKQIIPPSKDAVVHKGTQKKPVPEYLRQRNEAVEYRQEHDRKAWKIQAGYHRRSLNEVAMFRYKTTFSAQMRTRKIENQKTEVELKCKILNIYRHQGMPLAYLVA, from the coding sequence ATGTTACCATCGCCTACAATCCCGGCTAAAGATAGGTATAAAGTTAAAAATTGGAAAGCCTATACTAGCAGTTTAGTTCAAAGAGGTAGTTTGACTTTATGGCTGGAAGATTCCGTGTTAAGAGCGTGGCGCGAGATTGATCCGAGCCAGAAAGTAGTAGGGGAATGCTTATATGCTGATTGTGTAATCCAATGCTGTTTGTTGTTAGGCCAGGTGTATCATCAGCCGCTGCGGCAGACGACCGGCTTTGTTTCTAGTTTGCTGGCGATGTTAGGCTATAAAGATTATGCCGTACCAGATTATACTACTCTTTGCCGCCGACAAAGCTGCCTGCCAGTAGAAGTAAGTAAAGCATTAGCCCGCAACCGAAAGCTAGCTATTGCGCTCGATTCTACCGGTTTAAAAGTATACGGGGAAGGCGAGTGGAAAGTAAGAAAACACGGGGCTTCCAAGCATAGAACTTGGCGCAAATTGCACATCGGTATTGCTGTTGATACCCAAGAGATCGTTTTTGTGGCGTTGACTACGAATGGGGAAGATGATGCGGTGGTCGCGGGCAAGTTGCTGCAAGGCAAGACTGCTCAGCTGAGTAGTTTTATAGGGGATGGCGCTTATGATGACTTTAAGTTGCGAGAGCTCCTAGCAGGGGGCATTAAGCAAATTATACCCCCGTCCAAAGATGCAGTGGTACATAAAGGTACCCAGAAGAAGCCGGTACCAGAATACCTACGGCAGCGCAATGAGGCAGTCGAATATAGGCAAGAGCACGATCGAAAAGCCTGGAAAATCCAAGCTGGCTATCATCGCCGAAGTTTAAATGAGGTAGCTATGTTTCGCTACAAAACTACTTTCTCCGCCCAGATGAGGACCCGGAAAATAGAAAATCAGAAAACAGAAGTAGAACTAAAATGTAAAATCTTAAACATCTATCGCCACCAGGGAATGCCTCTGGCCTACCTAGTAGCTTAG